A region of the Pseudomonas asiatica genome:
CTGCATCACGTTGATGCCGTAGGACTCATTGTCCAGACGGAAGGTAACCCACTGCAGGATCGGATCTTCGGAACCTTGTGCAGACGACTTTTTCATTCCCCTACCCTCAAAATCCGCCATCGGCGGTGTATTCGGTGTCATTTCTGTTTGGCGTGCATCTGCTTGACCGCACCGCTGGCGATCAGCTCGGCCAGTGCGGCGACGTCGAGCAGTGCACACATGTGTTCAATCACCGTGCCGGCCAGCCACGGGCGCTGGCCACGCTGGCTGCGCCACTTGATCTCGGACGGGTCCAGGCGCAGCGAGCGGCTGACCTGGTGCACGGCCAGCCCCCATTCGTAGCCCTGCACGGAAATCACGTATTGCAGGCCCTGGCGAAAATCATCGCGGTAGCGGTCGGGCATCACCCAACGCGCGGTATCCAGCACCTTCAGGTTGCCGGCCTGGCAGGTCAGGATGCCGAGGAACCAGTCGGGCTGGCCGAACAGCGGTGTCAGTTCCTGGCCAGCCAGGGTGTAGATCGAACCCAGGCACACCAGCGGCACCGCCAGGGTCAGGCCGGCCACGTCGAACAGCAGGCATTCGAACGGCTCGGCGGCCCAGGCCGGGCGACCATCGACCGTGGCCGGGGGCACGGGCACCTGCGGCGCCGGCAGGTGCACATCCACCAGCGGCACTGCCGGTTCCACGGTTTGCTCTTCGACCAGCACCGGGATGCTGGCTTCGGCCACCACTTCGCGCTCGACCACCGTCACCACCGGTGCTTCCACCGGCATCACGCGGGGCAGCACCGCCAGCCTGGGCTCGGCGAACGGCCGTGGTGCGGGGCTGACGGTCGCTTCGGCTGACGCCGGCCTGGCTTGCTGCAAGGCATCACGCGCCTGCTCTTCGCGCACCGCTTCGGCGAACTCGTCCGCCGCCGCTGGCGCCTCGAACAGGTCTTCGGCTTCGGTGGCCTCCTGCAACAGGCCGTCGAGGTATGACTGCAGGGCCATCTGTGGCCGGGTATTGGTTTGCCGGGTCTGGGTCATCAGGCCACCTGCGCTGCAGTCTTGTAGGTCAGCAGGTGCTTGAGCAGCGCCCGATAGGCAATCAGCCCGCGGCTCTTGCTGTCGAATTGCGAGGGCGTGACGCCCTTGCGGCTGGCATCGCGCAGGCGCGTATCCACCGGGATGTAGCCCTGCCATACATGCTGGTCGTAGGTGTCACGCAGCAGCTTGAGCGTGGCCAGCGAGGCCTGGGTGCGGCGGTCGAACAAGGTCGGCACGATCTGGTACGGCAGCGCTTGCTTGCGCGAGCGGTTGACCATGGCCAGGGTACCGACCATGCGCTCCAGGCCCTTGACCGCGAGGAACTCGGTTTGCACCGGGATCACCAGCTGCTGGCTGGCTGCCAGGGCATTGACCATCAGCACACCGAGCAAGGGTGGGCTGTCGATCAGGGCAAAGTCGAAATCCTGCCACAGCTGCGCCAGACTCTTGGCGATCACCAGGCCCAGGCCGTTCTGCCCCGGTGACTGGCGCTCCAGCACCGCCAGCGCGGTACTCGACGGCAACAGCGAGATGCGTTCGTCACTGGTGGGCAGCAGCAGTTGCCCGGGCAGGCCCTCGGGCACCGCGCCCTTGTGCAGGAACAGGTCGTAGCAGCTGTGCTCCAGGGCATCGGGGTTGTGCCCGAAATAGCTGGTCATCGAGCCGTGCGGGTCGAGGTCGACAACGACCACGCGCTTGCCGGCCTCGGCCAGCAGGCCGGCCAGGGCGATGGTAGTGGTGGTCTTGCCGACGCCACCTTTTTGATTGGCTACTGCCCAGACTCTCATCAAGCAAACTCTATCTATTGATTTGGCAGGGACACTGCTGGGGCAACTGTCTTGCAACATCGGAAAGCTGGCGCGATCCCTGTGGGAGCGGGTTTACCCGCGAACACCGGCGCAGCCGGTGCCATGCACCGTGTCACCTTCTTCGCGGGTGAACCCGCTCCCACACAAGACCGCGCTACATTCAACTATTTGGCAACGTCGGGGAATTGACGGATCACTGCCCCGCCACCGTTGCTGGCGTAGCCGGTGCACTTTGTGTGCCAGCCCGGCGCAATGCGGCATCCGGCGTGGCATTGGCACTGCCCGAGCCCGTCAGGCTGCGGCGCACTTCGAGGTTGCGCGAAATCACCAGCACCACGCGGCGGTTGCGCGCACGGCCTTCGGCAGTGTCGTTGCTGGCCACCGGCTGGTACTCGCCATAGCCGACCGAGGCCATGCGTGCCGGGTTTACCCCTTCCATGGCCAGCAGGCGCACGATGCTCGCCGCCCGCGCCGATGACAGCTCCCAGTTGGTCGGGTACTGCGCGGTACGGATCGGCAGGTTGTCGGTAAAGCCTTCGACGTGCACCGGGTTGGCGAACGGCTTGAGAATGCCGGCCACCTTCTCGATGATGGCAAATGCCTTGTCGCTGGGCATGGCATCGCCACTGCCGAACAGCAACGAGGAATTGAGCTCGATCTCGATCCACAGCTCATTGCCGCGCACCGTCATCTGGTCGCTATTGATCAGGTCGCCAAAGGCATCCCGCACATCATCGCTGATGGTTTTCAGCGGGTCGACACTGGTCGCCCCAAGGCCTGCATCGGTCTGCTCGCTGTCCTTCACCAACGGCTCGGCCGGGCGCACGCTCAGCGGCCGCTCTTCACCGATGGGGATCGGCTTCATGCTGCGCTCGGGGTCGTTGAACACCCCGAGCAAGGCCTGGGAAATGACCTTGTACTTGCCCTCGTTGATCGAGGAAATCGAGT
Encoded here:
- a CDS encoding CheW domain-containing protein; the encoded protein is MTQTRQTNTRPQMALQSYLDGLLQEATEAEDLFEAPAAADEFAEAVREEQARDALQQARPASAEATVSPAPRPFAEPRLAVLPRVMPVEAPVVTVVEREVVAEASIPVLVEEQTVEPAVPLVDVHLPAPQVPVPPATVDGRPAWAAEPFECLLFDVAGLTLAVPLVCLGSIYTLAGQELTPLFGQPDWFLGILTCQAGNLKVLDTARWVMPDRYRDDFRQGLQYVISVQGYEWGLAVHQVSRSLRLDPSEIKWRSQRGQRPWLAGTVIEHMCALLDVAALAELIASGAVKQMHAKQK
- a CDS encoding ParA family protein, whose protein sequence is MRVWAVANQKGGVGKTTTTIALAGLLAEAGKRVVVVDLDPHGSMTSYFGHNPDALEHSCYDLFLHKGAVPEGLPGQLLLPTSDERISLLPSSTALAVLERQSPGQNGLGLVIAKSLAQLWQDFDFALIDSPPLLGVLMVNALAASQQLVIPVQTEFLAVKGLERMVGTLAMVNRSRKQALPYQIVPTLFDRRTQASLATLKLLRDTYDQHVWQGYIPVDTRLRDASRKGVTPSQFDSKSRGLIAYRALLKHLLTYKTAAQVA
- the motD gene encoding flagellar motor protein MotD — its product is MRRRRHTEEHENHERWLVSYADFITLLFAFFVVMYSISSINEGKYKVISQALLGVFNDPERSMKPIPIGEERPLSVRPAEPLVKDSEQTDAGLGATSVDPLKTISDDVRDAFGDLINSDQMTVRGNELWIEIELNSSLLFGSGDAMPSDKAFAIIEKVAGILKPFANPVHVEGFTDNLPIRTAQYPTNWELSSARAASIVRLLAMEGVNPARMASVGYGEYQPVASNDTAEGRARNRRVVLVISRNLEVRRSLTGSGSANATPDAALRRAGTQSAPATPATVAGQ